The Pseudomonas sp. DG56-2 genome contains a region encoding:
- a CDS encoding DUF484 family protein, whose product MTDQPQAPAEQPTDLSAEGSTPAFGADAVVAYLRDNPTFFAEHDDLLCELNIPHQRGDSVSLVERQLKLLRDRNIEMRHRLSQLMDVARDNDRLFDKTRRLILDLLDADSLETVVMAVEDSLRQEFKVPFVSLILFGESAAPVGRWVNSADAQQAIGGLLCSGKTVSGNLRDHELDFLFGEDQRKEVGSTAVATLNHQGLHGVLAIASRDPQHYKSTVGTLFLSYIAEVLGRVVPRFTQTLRPVR is encoded by the coding sequence ATGACCGATCAGCCCCAGGCTCCCGCCGAACAGCCCACCGACCTTAGCGCCGAGGGCTCGACGCCCGCCTTCGGGGCTGATGCCGTGGTTGCGTACCTGCGTGACAACCCGACGTTCTTCGCGGAACACGACGATCTGCTCTGCGAACTGAACATTCCCCATCAGCGCGGCGACAGCGTTTCGCTGGTGGAGCGTCAGCTCAAGCTGCTGCGCGACCGCAATATAGAAATGCGCCATCGCCTCTCGCAGTTGATGGACGTAGCCCGAGACAACGACCGGTTGTTCGACAAGACCCGTCGACTGATTCTCGATCTGCTCGATGCCGACAGCCTGGAAACCGTGGTCATGGCAGTCGAAGACAGCCTGCGCCAGGAATTCAAAGTACCCTTCGTCAGCCTGATTCTTTTCGGCGAAAGCGCAGCCCCTGTCGGCCGCTGGGTCAACAGTGCCGACGCCCAGCAAGCCATCGGCGGCCTGTTGTGCAGCGGCAAGACAGTCAGTGGCAACTTGCGTGACCACGAGTTGGACTTTCTGTTTGGCGAAGACCAACGCAAAGAAGTCGGCTCCACGGCGGTGGCGACCCTCAACCATCAAGGCCTGCATGGCGTGCTGGCCATCGCCAGCCGTGATCCGCAGCACTACAAAAGCACAGTAGGCACCCTGTTCCTCAGCTACATCGCCGAAGTGCTTGGCCGTGTCGTCCCGCGTTTTACCCAGACCCTACGCCCGGTACGTTGA
- a CDS encoding lipoprotein yields the protein MKRLISSLAALVAIACLVSACGQKGPLYLPDDSKDGQKSQSHKHQ from the coding sequence ATGAAGCGCCTGATCTCCTCCCTCGCGGCGCTCGTCGCGATTGCCTGCCTTGTTTCCGCCTGCGGCCAGAAAGGTCCGCTGTACCTGCCAGACGACAGTAAAGACGGTCAAAAGTCGCAATCGCACAAGCATCAGTAA
- a CDS encoding DUF1289 domain-containing protein — MSSASKPAKPLYSNVSPAVPSPCISTCRLDENKVCIGCFRHVEDIRQWRSADDQRRRQICQEAQTRRQLAGSA; from the coding sequence ATGAGCAGCGCGTCGAAGCCGGCCAAGCCGCTCTACAGCAATGTCAGTCCGGCGGTGCCATCGCCTTGCATCAGCACTTGTCGGCTGGATGAGAACAAGGTTTGTATTGGCTGTTTCCGTCATGTCGAGGACATTCGCCAGTGGCGCTCTGCCGATGACCAGCGTCGTCGGCAAATCTGCCAGGAGGCGCAGACTCGTCGGCAACTGGCAGGATCGGCGTAA
- the xerC gene encoding tyrosine recombinase XerC, whose translation MERQLQAFSAHLRNERQVSEHTQLAYRRDLESVLAFCGKTGIDSWNDLQIQHLRQLIARQHHQGQSSRSLARLLSAVRGLYRYLNREGLCSHDPANGLSAPKGERRLPKTLDADRALQLLEGAVENDFLARRDHAMLELFYSSGLRLSELTSLNLDHLDLPAGLVQVHGKGSKTRVLPVGRKAREAMEQWLALRGISSPQDGAVFVSQQGRRLGPRAIQLRVQAAGARELGQNLHPHMLRHSFASHLLESSQDLRAVQEMLGHADIATTQIYTHLDFQHLAAVYDSAHPRAKRSKGSDS comes from the coding sequence ATGGAACGTCAGCTGCAGGCCTTCAGTGCGCACCTGCGCAATGAACGTCAGGTGTCCGAGCACACCCAGCTGGCTTATCGCCGCGACCTGGAAAGCGTTTTGGCGTTTTGCGGCAAAACCGGGATCGACAGCTGGAATGACCTGCAAATCCAGCACTTGCGCCAACTGATCGCCCGTCAGCATCATCAGGGACAATCCTCCCGCAGCCTGGCTCGCTTGCTCTCGGCAGTGCGCGGGTTGTATCGCTATCTCAATCGCGAAGGGCTGTGCAGCCATGATCCGGCCAACGGCTTGTCGGCGCCCAAGGGTGAGCGGCGCTTGCCGAAAACCCTCGACGCCGACCGCGCCCTGCAGTTGCTCGAAGGCGCAGTGGAAAACGACTTTCTCGCACGCCGCGATCACGCCATGCTGGAGCTGTTCTACTCCTCTGGCTTGCGCTTGTCAGAACTGACCAGCCTGAACCTTGACCATTTGGATCTACCTGCCGGCCTGGTGCAGGTGCATGGCAAGGGCAGCAAGACTCGCGTGCTGCCCGTCGGCCGCAAGGCACGTGAGGCAATGGAGCAATGGCTGGCCCTGCGCGGTATCAGCAGCCCGCAGGACGGCGCGGTATTCGTCAGCCAGCAAGGGCGTCGACTCGGTCCGCGTGCGATCCAGTTGCGCGTACAGGCGGCAGGAGCCCGAGAATTGGGCCAGAACCTGCACCCGCACATGTTGCGACACTCCTTCGCCAGCCATCTGCTGGAGTCGTCCCAAGACCTGCGTGCGGTACAGGAGATGCTCGGCCACGCCGACATTGCTACCACGCAGATCTACACTCACCTTGATTTCCAGCACTTGGCGGCCGTCTATGACAGTGCCCACCCCCGGGCAAAACGCAGTAAGGGCAGCGATTCATGA
- the sutA gene encoding transcriptional regulator SutA, which yields MSDDDLENDDLEVGDEDDGDEGLEAAADDVADDGGDDSPAPAAKGKSKSAAVSVDEMPSMEAKQKERDALAKAMEEFLSRGGKVQEVEANVVADPPKKPDNKYGSRPI from the coding sequence ATGAGCGACGACGATCTGGAAAATGACGACCTCGAAGTAGGCGACGAAGACGACGGTGATGAGGGCCTCGAAGCGGCAGCCGATGATGTGGCTGACGATGGTGGCGACGACAGCCCGGCACCTGCTGCCAAGGGCAAGTCCAAGTCGGCTGCTGTCTCGGTAGATGAAATGCCGAGCATGGAAGCCAAGCAGAAGGAGCGTGATGCCCTGGCCAAGGCCATGGAAGAGTTCCTTTCGCGTGGCGGCAAGGTGCAGGAAGTGGAAGCCAACGTGGTTGCCGATCCGCCCAAGAAGCCAGACAACAAGTACGGAAGCCGCCCTATCTGA
- the glnK gene encoding P-II family nitrogen regulator: protein MKLVTAIIKPFKLDDVRESLSEIGVQGITVTEVKGFGRQKGHTELYRGAEYVVDFLPKVKIDVAIDDKDLDRVIEAITKAANTGKIGDGKIFVVNLEQAIRIRTGETDTDAI from the coding sequence ATGAAGCTAGTCACTGCCATCATCAAGCCGTTCAAGTTGGACGACGTGCGCGAGTCGCTGTCTGAAATCGGCGTGCAGGGTATCACTGTCACTGAAGTCAAAGGCTTCGGTCGGCAGAAGGGCCACACCGAGCTGTATCGCGGGGCTGAATATGTCGTCGATTTCCTGCCCAAGGTGAAGATCGACGTCGCTATCGACGACAAGGATCTGGACCGGGTCATCGAAGCGATTACCAAGGCTGCCAACACCGGCAAGATCGGTGACGGGAAGATTTTCGTGGTCAATCTGGAGCAGGCGATCCGCATCCGTACCGGCGAAACCGATACCGACGCGATCTAA
- a CDS encoding accessory factor UbiK family protein, with translation MLAPKAFLDALSDQASRLFSGDTSQPRAELESQFKALLQSGFSKLELVSREEFDSQMVVLARTRARLEALEAKVAEMEARLNPTAAE, from the coding sequence ATGCTCGCGCCCAAAGCCTTTCTCGATGCCCTGAGCGACCAAGCCTCGCGCCTGTTCAGCGGTGACACCTCACAACCTCGGGCTGAACTTGAAAGCCAGTTCAAGGCGTTGCTGCAAAGCGGCTTCAGTAAACTGGAACTGGTCAGCCGGGAAGAATTCGACAGCCAGATGGTGGTATTGGCCCGCACCCGCGCTCGCCTCGAAGCGCTGGAAGCCAAAGTGGCCGAAATGGAAGCACGCCTGAATCCAACTGCTGCCGAATAA
- a CDS encoding Hcp family type VI secretion system effector has translation MANVSYMTITGKKQGLISSGCSGTPSIGHKCQIGHENEIMVLSYSHNMTAGNDGGVAGGRGKHMPVVIVKNIDKSTPLLARALNDGEELECRIHFYRASPTGINEKYFTVALEGARVATLNIQIPHAINMNDAEPQEIMSLRYREITWIHHHASTTAHSTWGNENE, from the coding sequence ATGGCCAATGTCAGCTACATGACAATTACTGGTAAAAAACAAGGTCTGATTTCATCTGGCTGCTCCGGCACTCCATCTATCGGTCATAAATGCCAAATTGGTCACGAGAACGAAATAATGGTTTTGTCATATTCTCACAATATGACCGCAGGCAATGATGGTGGTGTAGCCGGCGGTCGCGGAAAACACATGCCTGTTGTAATTGTTAAAAATATTGATAAGTCAACGCCGCTTTTAGCCAGGGCTCTAAATGATGGTGAGGAGTTAGAGTGCAGGATACATTTCTATAGGGCATCACCTACTGGAATAAACGAAAAATACTTTACGGTAGCTTTAGAAGGCGCTCGAGTCGCAACTTTAAACATTCAAATTCCACATGCCATCAATATGAATGATGCAGAACCACAAGAGATTATGTCTTTACGATACCGTGAGATTACTTGGATCCACCACCACGCAAGTACAACAGCACACAGCACGTGGGGAAATGAAAATGAATGA
- the rnk gene encoding nucleoside diphosphate kinase regulator encodes MSTKPSIIVTRLDVQRLERLIDSLDEKMQDTPGVLALQDELDRAEQVGHEEVPAGVVTMNSRVHCREEASGKDYHLTLVYPKDANADEGKISILAPIGSALLGLSVGEQIDWPAPGGKTLKLKLLEVEYQPEAAGNFDL; translated from the coding sequence ATGAGCACCAAGCCTTCCATTATCGTCACCCGATTGGACGTACAGCGTCTCGAGCGTCTGATCGACAGCCTCGATGAGAAGATGCAGGATACGCCGGGTGTGCTCGCCTTGCAGGACGAGCTGGACCGCGCCGAACAGGTCGGTCACGAGGAAGTTCCGGCCGGTGTCGTGACCATGAACTCCCGGGTTCATTGCCGCGAAGAAGCCAGTGGCAAGGACTACCACCTGACCCTGGTCTACCCGAAGGACGCCAACGCCGACGAAGGCAAGATCTCCATCCTGGCCCCCATCGGCAGTGCGCTGCTGGGCTTGTCGGTAGGTGAGCAGATCGATTGGCCGGCCCCGGGCGGCAAAACGCTCAAGCTGAAGCTGCTGGAAGTTGAATACCAGCCCGAAGCGGCTGGCAACTTCGATCTCTGA
- a CDS encoding DUF6124 family protein: protein MKKPVPDPPDLPFVETVERAVASCPEHPPLFVVRAGVSAEDALVHASLYLRCASASVAQVLEYADGLGREHAWSVQHSLELAQALIDSLIDGIELQRLPG, encoded by the coding sequence ATGAAAAAGCCTGTTCCTGATCCACCCGATTTGCCCTTTGTCGAAACTGTCGAAAGGGCGGTCGCCAGTTGTCCCGAGCATCCGCCGCTGTTCGTTGTTCGTGCAGGTGTCAGCGCCGAGGATGCGCTGGTGCATGCGTCGCTGTATCTCCGATGCGCCAGCGCCAGTGTCGCGCAGGTGCTGGAATATGCCGACGGCCTCGGGCGGGAGCATGCCTGGTCGGTTCAGCATTCGCTGGAGCTGGCTCAAGCCTTGATCGATTCATTGATCGATGGGATTGAACTGCAGCGATTACCGGGCTGA
- the dapF gene encoding diaminopimelate epimerase: MLLRFTKMHGLGNDFMVLDLVSQHAHILPKHAKQWGDRHTGIGFDQLLIVEAPSNPEVDFRYRIFNADGSEVEQCGNGARCFARFVLDKRLTAKKRIRVETKSGVIELDVRSDGQISVDMGPPRLVPADIPFDAPAQALSYPLEVAGQQIELAAVSMGNPHAVIRVNDINNAPVHELGPQIEHHPRFPQRVNVGFIQIIDRHRAQLRVWERGAGETQACGTGACAAAVAAISQGWMDSPLLIDLPGGRLSIEWEGPGKPVIMTGPAVRVFEGQVRL; the protein is encoded by the coding sequence ATGCTGCTGCGTTTTACCAAAATGCATGGGCTGGGCAACGACTTCATGGTCCTCGACCTGGTCAGCCAGCATGCGCACATCTTGCCCAAGCACGCTAAGCAATGGGGTGATCGCCACACCGGTATCGGCTTCGACCAGTTGCTGATCGTCGAAGCGCCGAGCAATCCGGAAGTGGACTTCCGCTACCGAATCTTCAATGCCGACGGCTCTGAAGTAGAGCAATGTGGCAACGGAGCACGCTGTTTCGCGCGCTTCGTGCTGGACAAGCGCCTGACTGCAAAAAAACGCATTCGGGTCGAAACCAAGAGCGGTGTCATCGAGCTGGACGTGCGCAGTGATGGGCAGATCAGCGTCGATATGGGCCCGCCTCGGCTGGTGCCTGCCGACATTCCGTTCGATGCACCGGCCCAGGCGTTGAGCTATCCACTGGAAGTAGCCGGACAACAGATCGAGTTGGCCGCCGTATCCATGGGTAACCCCCATGCTGTGATACGCGTCAACGACATCAACAACGCACCGGTTCATGAACTGGGGCCACAGATCGAACACCATCCGCGCTTCCCACAGCGGGTCAACGTCGGTTTTATCCAGATCATTGACCGTCACCGCGCTCAATTGCGCGTCTGGGAGCGCGGCGCTGGGGAAACCCAAGCCTGCGGTACTGGCGCCTGCGCGGCTGCCGTGGCTGCGATCAGCCAGGGCTGGATGGATTCCCCACTACTGATAGATCTTCCCGGTGGACGCCTGTCGATCGAATGGGAAGGCCCAGGCAAGCCGGTCATCATGACCGGCCCCGCCGTTCGCGTATTTGAAGGACAGGTTCGTCTATGA
- the lysA gene encoding diaminopimelate decarboxylase, which translates to MDAFNYRDGELFAEGVALSAIAERFGTPTYVYSRAHIEAQYRSYADALQGVSHLVCFAVKANSNLGVLNLLARLGAGFDIVSGGELERVLAAGGSADRVVFSGVGKTREDMRRALEVGVHCFNVESTDELERLQVVAAEMGLRAPVSLRVNPDVDAGTHPYISTGLKENKFGIAIADAEEVYIRAAQLPNLEVVGVDCHIGSQLTTLEPFLDALDRLLALIDRLGDCGILLRHLDLGGGLGVRYCDEEPPLAGDYIKAIRERVGDRDLALVFEPGRYIVANAGVLLTRVEYLKHTEHKDFAIVDAAMNDLIRPALYQAWMDVTAVQPRAGEGRNYDVVGPICETGDFLAKERTLNLAEGDLLAVQSAGAYGFVMSSNYNTRGRCAEILVDGDQAFEVRRRETVAELFAGESLLPE; encoded by the coding sequence ATGGACGCTTTCAACTACCGCGACGGTGAACTGTTCGCGGAAGGCGTGGCCCTGTCGGCCATCGCCGAACGTTTCGGCACGCCAACCTACGTCTACTCGCGCGCTCACATCGAGGCCCAGTACCGTAGCTATGCCGACGCCCTGCAGGGCGTTTCGCACCTGGTCTGCTTTGCGGTCAAAGCCAACTCCAATCTTGGCGTGCTGAATCTGCTGGCGCGTCTGGGCGCAGGTTTCGACATCGTGTCCGGCGGTGAGCTCGAGCGGGTCCTGGCCGCTGGTGGAAGCGCCGACCGTGTAGTGTTCTCGGGCGTCGGCAAAACCCGTGAAGACATGCGCCGTGCCCTGGAAGTCGGTGTTCACTGCTTCAACGTCGAGTCCACCGACGAGCTGGAGCGCCTGCAAGTGGTGGCTGCCGAGATGGGCCTGCGCGCCCCGGTTTCGCTGCGGGTCAACCCGGACGTCGACGCTGGCACCCACCCGTACATCTCCACGGGCCTGAAAGAAAACAAGTTCGGTATCGCTATCGCCGATGCTGAAGAGGTTTACATTCGCGCTGCCCAGTTGCCCAACCTGGAAGTGGTCGGTGTCGATTGCCACATCGGTTCGCAACTGACCACCCTGGAGCCTTTCCTCGATGCCCTCGACCGCCTGCTGGCGCTGATCGATCGCCTCGGTGACTGTGGCATCCTCCTGCGTCACCTGGACCTGGGTGGCGGCCTCGGCGTGCGTTACTGTGACGAAGAACCGCCACTGGCGGGCGACTACATCAAGGCCATCCGCGAACGCGTGGGCGACCGTGACCTGGCACTGGTGTTCGAGCCGGGCCGCTACATTGTGGCCAACGCCGGCGTCCTGTTGACCCGCGTCGAATACCTCAAGCACACAGAGCACAAAGACTTCGCCATCGTCGATGCGGCCATGAACGACCTGATCCGCCCGGCCCTCTACCAGGCCTGGATGGACGTCACTGCCGTGCAGCCGCGTGCCGGTGAAGGCCGTAACTATGATGTAGTCGGTCCGATCTGCGAAACCGGTGACTTCCTGGCCAAAGAGCGCACGCTGAACCTGGCCGAAGGTGATTTGCTGGCAGTGCAGTCCGCGGGCGCCTATGGTTTTGTCATGAGCTCGAACTACAACACCCGTGGTCGCTGTGCCGAGATCCTGGTCGATGGTGACCAGGCGTTTGAAGTGCGTCGCCGGGAAACTGTCGCCGAGTTGTTCGCTGGCGAAAGCCTGCTGCCGGAGTAA
- a CDS encoding DUF4225 domain-containing protein, whose product MKMNEASCDIHDVARSAKNLVSLSCTLGATHFDDGTKQLQFNTFVASYVDGVIRAVEDGAISAWEGMQEIQQEYADLYEKASFYAQNAVGVLGGAVQVEAGTAMISTVVGAPIGGILIAHGTNNIYEGLGNIYNGYSAPSVVGPTRELYRKIVDNPSDGDIAYYSADIVLSILGMAKQVRTAGSVELFIKDPINYRRAYQQAGKTALAFEVLVDYYSVKTIMQIEPPEKPQ is encoded by the coding sequence ATGAAAATGAATGAAGCGTCATGCGACATTCATGATGTAGCTAGATCCGCCAAAAACTTAGTTTCTCTCAGTTGCACACTCGGCGCCACCCATTTTGATGACGGCACCAAACAACTCCAATTCAACACCTTTGTTGCCTCCTATGTAGATGGAGTTATTAGGGCGGTTGAGGACGGTGCAATCAGTGCTTGGGAAGGAATGCAGGAGATACAGCAAGAGTACGCTGATCTTTACGAAAAGGCGTCCTTTTATGCACAAAATGCGGTAGGGGTTTTGGGTGGCGCCGTGCAAGTTGAAGCTGGCACAGCTATGATTTCGACTGTAGTCGGCGCCCCCATCGGAGGCATATTAATCGCACACGGAACCAACAATATTTATGAAGGACTTGGGAACATCTATAATGGCTACAGTGCTCCTAGCGTAGTCGGACCAACAAGGGAACTTTATCGAAAAATAGTCGACAACCCATCTGATGGAGATATTGCTTATTATTCAGCAGATATAGTCTTATCGATATTAGGCATGGCGAAACAAGTACGAACCGCTGGGTCGGTAGAATTATTCATAAAGGACCCGATTAATTACAGGCGAGCATACCAGCAAGCGGGCAAAACCGCTCTAGCCTTCGAAGTATTGGTGGATTACTATTCTGTCAAAACAATAATGCAGATAGAACCTCCCGAAAAGCCGCAATAG
- the cyaY gene encoding iron donor protein CyaY, with product MSLTEARFHDLVDATQQALEDLFDDTDLDLDMENSAGVLTIKFDNGSQLIFSRQEPLRQLWLADKSGGFHFDYDEQSGKWTCEKTEELLGEMLERIVWERVGEKLDFEEI from the coding sequence ATGAGTTTGACCGAAGCGCGTTTTCACGACCTGGTCGATGCGACCCAACAGGCCCTGGAAGACCTGTTCGACGACACCGATCTGGATCTGGATATGGAGAATTCGGCTGGCGTCCTGACCATCAAGTTCGACAATGGTAGCCAGTTGATTTTCAGTCGCCAGGAGCCACTGCGTCAGCTGTGGCTGGCTGACAAGTCCGGCGGTTTCCATTTCGACTACGACGAGCAGAGCGGCAAATGGACCTGCGAAAAAACCGAAGAGTTGCTGGGCGAGATGCTTGAGCGCATCGTCTGGGAGCGGGTGGGCGAGAAGCTCGACTTCGAAGAGATCTGA
- a CDS encoding ammonium transporter translates to MTLRQFAGLGALLSLVMPGLALAEEATPVLNSGDTAWMLTATALVLFMTIPGLALFYGGMVRSKNVLSVMMQCFAITGMISILWVVFGYSLAFDTTGMEEGVVNFNSFVGGFSKVFLAGVTPDSLTALFPEAVFITFQMTFAIITPALIVGAFAERMKFSAMLIFMAVWFTLVYAPIAHMVWAGAGGLMWDWGVLDFAGGTVVHINAGIAGLVACLVLGKRKGFPTTPMAPHNLGYTLMGAAMLWIGWFGFNAGSAAAANGTAGMAMLVTQVATAAAALGWMFAEWITHGKPSALGIASGVVAGLVAITPAAGTVGPMGALVIGLMSGVICFFCATSLKRKLGYDDSLDAFGVHGVGGIVGAILTGVFAAPALGGFGTVEDIGAQVWIQAKGVGFTVIYTAIVTYVILKVLDLVMGLRVNEEEESVGLDLAQHNERGYNL, encoded by the coding sequence ATGACTCTGCGTCAATTCGCAGGGCTAGGAGCCCTTTTGTCCCTCGTAATGCCCGGCCTTGCCCTGGCAGAGGAGGCAACCCCCGTACTCAACTCCGGCGACACTGCCTGGATGTTGACTGCTACAGCCTTGGTGCTGTTCATGACCATCCCTGGTCTGGCGTTGTTTTACGGCGGTATGGTGCGTTCCAAGAACGTGCTGTCGGTGATGATGCAGTGCTTTGCAATCACTGGCATGATCAGCATTCTTTGGGTGGTCTTCGGCTACAGCCTGGCATTCGATACCACGGGTATGGAAGAAGGCGTGGTCAACTTCAATTCCTTTGTCGGTGGTTTCTCCAAGGTCTTCCTGGCCGGTGTCACCCCTGACAGCCTGACGGCACTGTTCCCTGAGGCGGTGTTCATCACCTTCCAGATGACCTTCGCCATCATTACTCCAGCCCTCATCGTCGGTGCCTTCGCCGAGCGCATGAAATTCTCCGCCATGCTGATTTTCATGGCTGTCTGGTTCACGCTGGTTTATGCACCCATCGCTCACATGGTTTGGGCTGGTGCGGGTGGCCTGATGTGGGATTGGGGCGTTCTGGATTTCGCTGGCGGCACTGTGGTGCATATCAACGCAGGTATCGCCGGTCTTGTGGCCTGCCTGGTGCTGGGCAAGCGTAAAGGCTTCCCGACCACGCCTATGGCTCCGCACAACCTGGGTTACACCTTAATGGGCGCGGCCATGCTGTGGATAGGTTGGTTCGGCTTCAACGCAGGCTCCGCTGCCGCCGCCAACGGCACCGCGGGTATGGCCATGCTGGTAACTCAGGTCGCTACCGCCGCTGCCGCACTGGGCTGGATGTTTGCCGAGTGGATTACCCACGGTAAACCTAGCGCCTTGGGCATTGCATCCGGTGTGGTCGCCGGTCTGGTGGCGATCACCCCGGCTGCTGGCACCGTGGGTCCAATGGGCGCCCTGGTGATCGGCTTGATGTCGGGTGTCATCTGCTTCTTCTGCGCTACCAGCCTCAAGCGCAAGCTTGGCTATGACGATTCCCTGGATGCCTTCGGAGTCCACGGCGTCGGCGGTATCGTCGGGGCAATCCTCACTGGCGTGTTCGCAGCTCCTGCACTGGGCGGCTTCGGTACCGTTGAAGACATTGGTGCACAAGTCTGGATTCAAGCCAAAGGCGTCGGTTTCACCGTGATCTACACGGCCATTGTTACCTACGTGATTCTCAAAGTGCTGGATCTGGTGATGGGTCTGCGGGTTAACGAAGAAGAAGAGTCGGTCGGTCTCGACCTGGCGCAACACAATGAGCGCGGCTACAACCTGTAA
- a CDS encoding HAD family hydrolase: MSIELITFDLDDTLWDTAPVIVSAEAILRDWLAANAPDLGTVPVEHLYAIRERLVQAEPGLKHRISALRRRVLFHALEDVGYSENKARELANEGFEVFLHARHQIDIFPEVQPVLEILRHHYTLGVVTNGNADVRRLGLSDYFKFALCAEDIGIGKPDPQPFLEALRQGQVEAHAAVHIGDHPGDDIAGAQRAGLRAIWFNPQGKPWEAESRPDAEIQRLSQLPELLNSWR, from the coding sequence ATGAGCATCGAACTGATCACTTTCGACCTGGATGACACCTTGTGGGATACCGCACCGGTAATTGTCAGCGCCGAAGCCATCCTGCGTGACTGGCTGGCGGCCAATGCGCCAGACCTGGGCACAGTCCCGGTGGAGCATCTGTACGCTATCCGCGAACGTCTGGTGCAAGCCGAACCGGGGCTCAAGCATCGCATCAGCGCTCTGCGCCGGCGCGTCCTGTTTCACGCCCTCGAAGACGTCGGCTACAGCGAGAACAAAGCCCGTGAGCTAGCCAACGAAGGTTTTGAAGTGTTCTTGCACGCCCGCCACCAGATCGACATTTTTCCCGAAGTTCAGCCGGTACTGGAAATCCTTCGTCATCATTACACCCTTGGCGTTGTTACCAACGGCAATGCCGACGTGCGACGCCTGGGGCTCTCCGACTACTTCAAGTTTGCCCTGTGCGCCGAGGATATCGGCATCGGCAAGCCCGACCCTCAGCCCTTCCTTGAAGCCCTGCGCCAAGGCCAGGTCGAAGCTCATGCAGCGGTGCATATCGGCGATCATCCCGGGGACGACATTGCCGGGGCGCAACGTGCAGGCCTGCGGGCAATCTGGTTCAACCCGCAGGGCAAACCCTGGGAGGCTGAGAGCCGCCCTGATGCTGAAATCCAGCGCCTGTCGCAACTGCCCGAACTGCTCAACAGCTGGCGTTAA